A part of Streptomyces sp. NBC_01497 genomic DNA contains:
- a CDS encoding spermidine synthase, producing the protein MSEPTEPVPVTRAVDSGTARLLPDVDGERAWLLTVDGAPQSYVDLDDPEHLEFEYVRRIAHVLDTTGREGAPLAVLHLGGGALTLPRYVAATRPGSAQDVVEADGALLALVAEILPVPRDAGIAVHHADARQWLAAAPDASADVIVGDVFGGSRIPAHVTSVEYAREAARVLRPDGVYAANLADGAPFTFLRAQLATFSAVFTEVALVAEAGVLRGRRFGNAVLVASRVPLDTVALARRTAGDAFPARVEEGASLRRFTGRAGPVRDDAAEPSPRPPDGAFSIG; encoded by the coding sequence GTGAGCGAACCGACCGAACCGGTACCCGTGACGCGCGCCGTCGACTCCGGCACCGCGCGCCTGCTGCCCGACGTGGACGGGGAGCGGGCCTGGCTGCTGACGGTCGACGGCGCACCCCAGTCCTACGTCGATCTCGACGACCCGGAACACCTGGAGTTCGAGTACGTGCGGCGCATCGCGCACGTCCTGGACACCACGGGCCGCGAGGGCGCGCCCCTCGCCGTGCTGCACCTGGGCGGAGGCGCGCTCACCCTGCCCCGCTACGTGGCCGCCACCCGGCCCGGCTCGGCGCAGGACGTCGTGGAGGCCGACGGGGCGCTCCTCGCGCTCGTCGCGGAGATCCTCCCCGTGCCGCGCGACGCCGGGATCGCGGTCCACCACGCCGACGCCCGGCAGTGGCTCGCCGCCGCGCCGGACGCCTCGGCCGACGTGATCGTGGGGGACGTGTTCGGCGGCTCACGCATACCCGCGCACGTCACCTCCGTCGAATACGCGCGGGAGGCGGCACGCGTCCTGCGCCCCGACGGGGTCTACGCGGCGAATCTCGCCGACGGTGCCCCCTTCACGTTCCTGCGGGCCCAACTGGCCACGTTCTCAGCCGTCTTCACCGAGGTGGCGCTGGTCGCCGAGGCCGGCGTGCTGCGCGGCCGGCGCTTCGGCAACGCCGTCCTTGTCGCGTCCCGCGTGCCGTTGGACACCGTGGCGCTCGCCCGCCGTACCGCGGGTGACGCGTTCCCCGCCCGCGTCGAGGAGGGCGCGTCGCTGCGCCGCTTCACCGGCCGGGCCGGACCCGTGCGCGACGACGCGGCGGAGCCGTCACCCCGCCCGCCCGACGGAGCCTTCAGCATCGGCTGA
- a CDS encoding MFS transporter, translated as MPRPRSRNYPLLSAAAVVSQLGSQSALIASAFAVLSTGGTAGGVGLVATARTVPMVLFVLVGGALADRIPRHRVMVAANALSCVSQGAFGALVLLTHAQLWQMVVLSALGGTGQALFGPANEGMLLSSVDPARAGRAFAVYRMAVNGATIGGAAMGGALVAWVGPGWVLAVDSASFLVAGTLRTFLDLRDVPRRVPGAGVLDDLRDGWREFVSRSWLWTIVAQFSVVNAVAVAGQAVYGPLVAHDHYGGAGPWGVANAAFGAGTLVGALTMTRWQPRRLLLAGTLGIFPFALPLAALAVPVPAALLTCAMFVAGASVEVFGVGWMTALHQEIPEEKLSRVSSYDWLGSMALVPVATALAGPAQDAFGRGQALWGAAGLMVLLTGAVLFVPDVRTLRRRPHGGTPGVGAEPGAEGITPAETGAAAGRGPDRAAPPEAGDAAGPRGDGGGIVPPARHTAAGPGPSADAEGSVGRAG; from the coding sequence ATGCCCCGGCCCCGCTCCCGCAACTACCCGCTGCTCTCCGCCGCCGCCGTGGTCTCCCAGCTCGGTTCCCAGAGCGCGCTGATCGCCTCCGCCTTCGCGGTGCTCTCCACCGGCGGGACGGCGGGCGGCGTGGGGCTCGTGGCCACCGCGCGTACGGTGCCGATGGTGCTGTTCGTCCTGGTGGGCGGGGCACTGGCGGACCGGATTCCCCGGCACCGCGTCATGGTGGCGGCGAACGCCCTCAGCTGTGTGTCGCAGGGCGCGTTCGGCGCGCTGGTCCTGCTCACTCACGCGCAGCTCTGGCAGATGGTGGTGCTCTCGGCGCTCGGCGGAACGGGGCAGGCCCTGTTCGGTCCGGCGAACGAGGGCATGCTCCTGTCCAGCGTCGATCCCGCGCGCGCCGGGCGGGCGTTCGCGGTGTACCGCATGGCCGTGAACGGGGCGACGATCGGCGGGGCCGCGATGGGCGGGGCCCTTGTCGCATGGGTCGGCCCCGGCTGGGTACTGGCCGTCGACTCGGCGTCGTTCCTGGTGGCGGGGACGTTGCGGACGTTCCTCGATCTGCGTGACGTGCCGCGGCGCGTGCCGGGCGCCGGGGTGCTGGACGATCTGCGCGACGGCTGGCGCGAGTTCGTCTCGCGGTCCTGGCTGTGGACGATCGTCGCGCAGTTCTCCGTGGTCAACGCGGTGGCCGTCGCCGGGCAGGCGGTGTACGGGCCGCTCGTCGCACACGACCACTACGGCGGCGCCGGGCCCTGGGGGGTGGCGAACGCGGCGTTCGGCGCCGGCACGCTGGTGGGCGCCCTCACGATGACCAGGTGGCAGCCCCGGCGCCTGCTGCTGGCGGGGACCCTGGGGATCTTCCCGTTCGCGCTGCCCCTGGCGGCTCTCGCCGTACCGGTGCCGGCGGCGCTGCTCACCTGCGCGATGTTCGTGGCGGGCGCTTCGGTCGAGGTGTTCGGCGTGGGCTGGATGACCGCCCTGCACCAGGAGATCCCGGAGGAGAAGCTGTCACGGGTCTCGTCGTACGACTGGCTGGGCTCGATGGCCCTCGTCCCGGTGGCGACCGCGCTCGCGGGCCCGGCGCAGGACGCGTTCGGCCGGGGGCAGGCGCTGTGGGGCGCGGCGGGTCTGATGGTGCTGCTGACCGGCGCGGTGCTGTTCGTGCCGGACGTACGTACGCTCCGGCGGCGGCCGCACGGCGGGACGCCGGGCGTCGGGGCCGAGCCGGGCGCGGAGGGGATCACCCCTGCCGAAACCGGTGCGGCGGCCGGGCGGGGACCGGACCGGGCCGCCCCTCCCGAAGCCGGCGACGCGGCTGGACCGCGAGGGGACGGGGGTGGGATCGTCCCTCCCGCGCGGCACACGGCGGCCGGGCCCGGTCCGTCAGCCGATGCTGAAGGCTCCGTCGGGCGGGCGGGGTGA
- a CDS encoding DedA family protein: MDVQGWLETVPAVSIYLLVAIVIGVESIGIPLPGEVVLVAAALLASQHGHINPYVLAACASAGAVAGDSTGYVIGRKGGRPLLAWLARKFPKHFGESHVAVAERSFEKWGMWAVFFGRFIALLRIFAGPLAGVLKMPYWKFLIANLLGGVIWAGGTTVVVYEVGKVAEDWLKRFSYVGLGVAVVIGVASMLVVKHRTKKATDKAAAERAESTPVPSVTGD; the protein is encoded by the coding sequence TTGGACGTCCAGGGGTGGCTCGAGACCGTTCCTGCGGTGAGCATCTACCTGCTGGTGGCGATCGTCATCGGGGTCGAGAGCATCGGCATTCCGCTGCCCGGCGAGGTCGTACTCGTCGCCGCCGCGCTGCTCGCCTCACAGCATGGCCACATCAATCCGTACGTGCTCGCCGCCTGCGCCTCGGCCGGTGCGGTCGCCGGTGACTCCACGGGGTACGTCATCGGCCGCAAGGGCGGCAGGCCACTGCTGGCCTGGCTGGCCAGGAAGTTCCCGAAACACTTCGGGGAATCCCACGTCGCGGTCGCGGAGCGGTCGTTCGAGAAGTGGGGCATGTGGGCCGTCTTCTTCGGCCGCTTCATCGCCCTGCTGCGCATCTTCGCGGGACCGCTGGCCGGTGTGCTGAAGATGCCGTATTGGAAGTTCCTGATCGCCAACCTCCTCGGCGGAGTGATCTGGGCCGGCGGCACGACGGTCGTCGTGTACGAGGTGGGCAAGGTCGCCGAGGACTGGCTGAAGCGGTTCTCGTACGTGGGTCTCGGGGTGGCCGTGGTGATCGGTGTCGCGTCGATGCTCGTCGTCAAGCACCGCACGAAGAAGGCCACGGACAAGGCGGCGGCCGAGCGCGCGGAGAGCACCCCTGTTCCGTCGGTCACGGGCGACTGA
- a CDS encoding cytochrome P450, with translation MVTAQQIPDILSPEFAQNPYPAYRMMREGAPLIWHEATQSYLISRYEDVERAFKDKESRFTTDNYDWQIEPVHGKTILQLSGREHAVRRALVAPAFRGSELQQKFLPVIERNARELIDGFRGTGSVDLVEGFATRFPVNVIADMLGLDTSDHARFHRWYSAVIAFLGNLSGDAEVTAAGERTRVEFAEYMIPIIHARRDQLGDDLLSTLCRAEVDGVRMSDEDIKAFCSLLLAAGGETTDKAIASIFANLLLHPDQLAAVRADRSLIARAFAETLRYTPPVHMIMRQTAKDVEVSGGTIPAGATVTCLIGAANRDTDRYRDPDTFDIFRDDLTTTTAFSAAADHLAFALGRHFCVGALLAKAEIETGVDQLLDAMPDVRLAEGYDPVEQGVFTRGPKSLPVVFTPVS, from the coding sequence ATGGTCACCGCACAGCAGATCCCCGACATCCTGTCGCCCGAGTTCGCGCAGAACCCGTATCCGGCCTACCGGATGATGCGGGAGGGCGCCCCACTGATCTGGCACGAGGCGACGCAGAGCTACCTGATCTCCCGCTACGAGGACGTCGAGCGCGCGTTCAAGGACAAGGAGAGCCGCTTCACGACCGACAACTACGACTGGCAGATCGAGCCGGTGCACGGCAAGACGATCCTGCAGCTCAGCGGGCGGGAGCACGCCGTACGGCGGGCGCTCGTGGCCCCGGCCTTCCGCGGCTCCGAACTCCAGCAGAAGTTCCTGCCCGTGATCGAGCGCAACGCGCGCGAACTCATCGACGGCTTCCGCGGCACCGGCTCCGTCGACCTGGTGGAAGGCTTCGCGACCCGCTTCCCGGTGAACGTGATCGCGGACATGCTCGGCCTCGACACGTCCGACCACGCACGGTTCCACCGCTGGTACAGCGCGGTGATCGCGTTCCTCGGCAACCTCTCGGGCGACGCGGAGGTGACTGCCGCCGGTGAACGCACCCGCGTGGAGTTCGCCGAGTACATGATCCCGATCATCCACGCACGGCGCGACCAACTCGGCGACGACCTGCTCTCCACCCTGTGCCGCGCCGAGGTCGACGGCGTACGGATGAGCGACGAGGACATCAAGGCCTTCTGCAGCCTCCTGCTCGCCGCGGGCGGCGAGACCACCGACAAGGCCATCGCGTCGATCTTCGCGAACCTGCTGCTCCACCCGGACCAGCTCGCCGCCGTACGCGCCGACCGGAGCCTGATCGCACGGGCCTTCGCGGAGACGCTGCGCTACACCCCGCCCGTGCACATGATCATGCGGCAGACGGCGAAGGACGTCGAGGTCAGCGGCGGAACCATTCCGGCGGGGGCCACCGTGACCTGCCTGATCGGAGCGGCCAACCGGGACACGGACCGCTACCGGGACCCCGACACCTTCGACATCTTCCGCGATGACCTGACGACGACGACCGCCTTCTCCGCGGCCGCCGATCACCTGGCCTTCGCGCTCGGCCGCCACTTCTGTGTGGGCGCCCTGCTCGCCAAGGCCGAGATCGAGACCGGCGTCGACCAGTTGCTCGACGCGATGCCGGACGTACGGCTCGCCGAGGGGTACGACCCGGTCGAACAGGGCGTGTTCACCCGAGGCCCGAAGTCCCTCCCGGTCGTGTTCACTCCGGTGTCCTGA